A single genomic interval of Bradyrhizobium sp. sBnM-33 harbors:
- a CDS encoding LysR family transcriptional regulator, protein MTVIATRGVRAAARELDLAPSTIVDHIRQLEEVLAAPLLVRQRGSATPTDQGARFLPLARALVETAGRVRSLIHLPALRLAASSNVGTYLLQPHIAAFRQSAGIPVEQWLGSNSDVVARLERGEADVAAMEWWDERPGFTARTWRREPLVVIVGSGHRWARRGSVSVTDLQTEPLLGGESGTGTGYLLRRQLGSIAKSLTIIDGFGSTEAVKRAVRAGCGASIVMEASVADEVATEQLVALRIEGVELDKEIKLIVPATLPPTAPAMAMFDAARSWERGLPI, encoded by the coding sequence GTGACCGTGATCGCGACGCGGGGCGTTCGTGCAGCGGCGCGTGAACTTGATCTGGCGCCATCCACCATCGTGGATCATATCCGCCAATTGGAGGAAGTCTTGGCTGCGCCTCTGTTAGTACGTCAGCGTGGCAGCGCCACGCCGACGGATCAAGGCGCCCGCTTTCTTCCGCTGGCGCGCGCGCTGGTCGAGACGGCCGGCCGCGTGCGCAGCCTGATTCACCTTCCTGCGCTGCGTTTGGCGGCATCGAGCAACGTTGGTACATACTTGCTGCAGCCTCACATCGCAGCCTTTCGGCAAAGTGCCGGCATCCCGGTCGAACAATGGCTTGGATCGAACTCGGATGTAGTCGCCCGGCTGGAACGAGGCGAAGCTGACGTTGCAGCAATGGAATGGTGGGATGAACGACCGGGCTTTACCGCGCGCACCTGGAGGCGGGAGCCGCTCGTCGTCATCGTGGGATCCGGTCATCGTTGGGCCCGACGTGGATCCGTGTCCGTGACTGACTTGCAGACCGAGCCGCTGCTGGGCGGTGAATCCGGCACCGGAACCGGTTATCTCTTGCGCCGGCAACTGGGATCAATCGCGAAATCCCTGACCATCATCGATGGTTTCGGCAGCACCGAGGCTGTCAAGCGCGCGGTCCGCGCCGGCTGCGGTGCCTCGATTGTCATGGAAGCCTCTGTTGCCGACGAAGTTGCTACAGAGCAGCTGGTCGCTCTTCGAATCGAAGGGGTCGAACTCGACAAGGAGATCAAGCTGATCGTGCCAGCGACTTTGCCTCCTACCGCCCCGGCAATGGCAATGTTCGACGCGGCGCGGAGCTGGGAGCGAGGTCTTCCCATTTAG
- the phnE gene encoding phosphonate ABC transporter, permease protein PhnE: protein MKSVSHTFDAILEEQRRSALRGAGLVGLIIAACVAALAATGFFDAQRFLESGPAIGTLASEMVPPDFSRWQPWLRPLLDTLAMSIAGTALAVAFSLPLALLAAPNTSPHPTVYLAVRTFLAFLRSVPEIILGVLFVAAVGFGALPGVLALALHSIGMVGKFYAEAIEHVDPKPLEAARAAGATPLQVIQHAVLPQVLPQLTDVTIYRWEYHFRASAVLGIVGAGGIGFELISALRLLNYDQVSAILLSILACVVIVDSVGAYLRKSLK, encoded by the coding sequence ATGAAATCGGTTTCGCACACGTTTGACGCCATTCTCGAAGAACAACGCCGCTCCGCCTTGCGCGGGGCGGGCCTCGTCGGCTTGATCATCGCTGCGTGCGTAGCGGCGCTGGCGGCCACGGGCTTTTTCGACGCGCAGCGATTTCTGGAGAGCGGGCCTGCGATCGGTACGCTAGCCTCTGAAATGGTACCGCCGGATTTCAGCCGCTGGCAACCATGGTTGCGGCCGCTTCTGGACACGCTTGCGATGTCGATCGCCGGGACGGCGCTCGCCGTGGCCTTCTCCTTGCCGCTCGCACTTTTGGCCGCTCCCAATACGAGCCCGCACCCGACCGTTTATCTGGCGGTTCGGACATTCCTCGCCTTCTTGCGTTCGGTGCCGGAGATCATCCTTGGCGTTCTGTTTGTCGCCGCGGTTGGTTTCGGGGCGCTGCCTGGTGTCCTTGCGCTGGCGCTGCATTCGATCGGCATGGTCGGCAAGTTCTATGCCGAGGCAATCGAACATGTCGATCCCAAGCCGCTGGAAGCGGCTCGCGCCGCGGGCGCGACGCCGTTGCAAGTCATCCAGCACGCCGTTCTGCCGCAAGTCCTGCCGCAGCTCACCGATGTCACGATCTACCGGTGGGAGTATCATTTCCGCGCTTCCGCCGTGCTCGGCATCGTTGGCGCAGGGGGAATCGGTTTCGAGCTGATCTCGGCTCTGCGCCTCCTGAACTACGACCAGGTTTCGGCCATCCTGCTTTCGATCCTCGCATGCGTTGTAATCGTCGACAGCGTCGGCGCGTACTTGCGAAAATCGCTCAAGTAA
- a CDS encoding phosphonate dehydrogenase, with protein MTELPLIVLTNRIFPETRAVFDGVACIVANDRPEPWSYHEVIERCRQAAGLMAFMTDCVDRAFLEQCPNLKVIGAALKGYDNIDVDAASERGIQVTIVPDLLTEPTAELAVGLMIALGRHIAAGDAGIRKSGFAGWRPQLYGTGIGNSTVGIVGFGRVGQAIARRLSGFGCRIVAYDAEPFESPGVEAMALENVLKSADIVVLGLPLTEATTGLIDAEAIGRMRRGALLVNPARGSLVNEAAVADALDSGQLGGYAADVFECEDWARPDRPTSIDTRLTRPGARTVLTPHIGSAVMSVRREIELSAATSIIEALAGKMPRGAINSPARKIRNPALTK; from the coding sequence ATGACAGAGTTGCCGCTCATCGTTCTGACAAACCGGATCTTCCCCGAGACCCGCGCCGTGTTCGACGGCGTTGCTTGCATCGTTGCAAACGATAGGCCCGAACCATGGAGCTATCACGAGGTGATCGAACGCTGCAGGCAAGCAGCCGGGCTAATGGCATTCATGACCGATTGCGTCGACCGGGCGTTTCTCGAGCAATGCCCGAACCTGAAAGTCATCGGCGCCGCGTTGAAGGGCTATGACAATATCGACGTCGATGCCGCAAGCGAACGCGGCATCCAGGTAACAATCGTGCCGGACCTTCTCACCGAACCGACGGCTGAACTGGCTGTCGGATTGATGATCGCGCTGGGGCGGCATATTGCCGCCGGTGATGCGGGAATTCGCAAATCGGGATTCGCCGGCTGGCGGCCTCAGCTTTACGGAACCGGCATCGGCAACTCGACGGTGGGGATCGTCGGCTTCGGCCGGGTCGGCCAGGCCATTGCGCGCCGGCTTTCCGGATTTGGCTGCCGCATCGTCGCATATGACGCCGAGCCGTTCGAGAGCCCCGGTGTGGAAGCGATGGCGCTCGAGAATGTGTTGAAATCAGCCGACATCGTGGTGCTGGGTCTGCCGCTGACGGAGGCCACCACCGGTTTGATCGATGCAGAAGCGATCGGCCGGATGCGGCGCGGCGCGTTACTCGTCAACCCCGCACGGGGTTCACTCGTCAATGAAGCCGCCGTGGCCGATGCGCTCGATAGCGGTCAGCTCGGAGGATATGCCGCCGATGTTTTCGAATGCGAGGACTGGGCGCGGCCCGACCGGCCAACGTCAATCGACACGAGATTGACCAGGCCGGGTGCCCGAACCGTATTGACGCCGCATATCGGGTCAGCGGTGATGTCGGTGAGGCGAGAGATCGAGTTATCCGCAGCGACCAGCATCATCGAGGCCTTGGCCGGCAAGATGCCTCGCGGGGCCATCAACAGCCCGGCGAGAAAAATCAGAAATCCTGCATTGACGAAATGA
- a CDS encoding efflux RND transporter periplasmic adaptor subunit has translation MKTRTLLVAAAILATVGVPLGLLAATGELTGNGEAAAMGGTPPVQVDVAPVLLKRVQRWDEFNGRISAVGSVEIRSRVSGYVTHVAYKEGDEVRRGDLLFAIDPRPYEAALNSATAQLQRARATALLAKSRDERARRLLPSSAVSQDEADARHASYAQSEADVLNAEAAVELAELNLKFTQVRAPIDGRAGRALLTVGNLAVADQSLLTSMVSQDPVYVDFDPDEQSYLRYSAESRRSPGNTLAVRVALAGDEGFAHKGMVDFQDNQVDPATGSIRMRAKLRNPDRIFTPGLYARVKVSSGHESEAVLIDDKAVLTDQDRKYVYVLAADNTAQRRDVQPGRKSDGLRLIEAGLMPGDKVIVGGLQRIYSSGAPVKPSEAKMLAAAN, from the coding sequence ATGAAGACCAGAACGTTACTGGTAGCGGCAGCTATCCTCGCAACCGTCGGCGTACCGCTCGGCCTTCTTGCGGCAACAGGGGAACTGACCGGCAACGGAGAGGCCGCGGCTATGGGCGGTACCCCTCCTGTTCAGGTCGACGTTGCTCCGGTGCTGCTCAAGCGCGTGCAGCGGTGGGATGAATTCAACGGACGGATCAGCGCTGTTGGATCGGTCGAGATTCGCTCCCGGGTCAGCGGATATGTGACGCACGTGGCCTATAAGGAAGGAGATGAGGTTCGCCGTGGCGATCTTCTGTTCGCCATCGACCCACGACCGTACGAAGCGGCGTTGAACAGCGCGACGGCACAGCTGCAGCGCGCCAGAGCAACGGCACTGCTGGCGAAGAGCCGCGACGAACGCGCGCGAAGACTCCTGCCGTCCAGTGCCGTGTCCCAGGATGAAGCTGACGCGCGCCACGCATCCTACGCGCAAAGCGAGGCCGACGTGCTTAACGCAGAAGCTGCAGTCGAGCTCGCGGAGCTTAATCTTAAGTTCACACAGGTTCGTGCTCCGATCGACGGTCGGGCCGGCCGCGCGCTGCTAACCGTCGGCAACCTTGCTGTGGCGGATCAGAGCTTGTTGACTTCAATGGTCTCGCAGGACCCGGTCTACGTCGATTTCGATCCGGACGAGCAAAGCTATCTTCGCTACAGCGCCGAGTCGCGCCGGAGCCCTGGTAACACGCTTGCGGTGCGTGTCGCGCTGGCGGGCGATGAAGGATTCGCGCACAAGGGAATGGTCGATTTTCAGGACAACCAGGTGGATCCGGCGACCGGAAGCATTCGCATGCGGGCAAAGCTGCGCAACCCCGATCGAATATTCACGCCGGGCTTGTATGCGCGCGTGAAGGTCTCCTCCGGCCACGAAAGTGAGGCTGTCCTGATCGACGACAAGGCCGTGCTGACCGATCAGGACCGCAAGTATGTTTACGTCCTTGCTGCCGACAACACGGCACAACGAAGGGACGTTCAACCCGGCCGCAAGAGCGATGGTCTCCGGTTGATCGAGGCCGGCCTGATGCCGGGCGACAAGGTCATCGTCGGTGGATTGCAGAGAATCTACAGCTCTGGTGCTCCGGTGAAGCCATCCGAAGCCAAAATGCTGGCCGCAGCAAACTGA
- the phnD gene encoding phosphate/phosphite/phosphonate ABC transporter substrate-binding protein — protein MIQRRNFLVASAAAGLCVLAAPAFAADKTNPDKLRIALLPDENASTIIQNAQPLKKYLEEVLKRPVEIIVTTDYSSMIEAMRFGRIEVGYFGPFSYVLAKSKAPEIEPFGVGVEKGKPNYQSILIATADGPVKELADIKGKPFAFGDRASTSSHLAPRALLAKQGLIGDADYKVVHLGQHDAVARAVAAGQVPAGALSESIYRVLVETKKIDSTKLRQLALSEPIPNYPLTVQGFLKPELKNAIKRAFLDLNDPAILKLFRVEAIATATDKDYDVLRDMAKVLQLDIAKL, from the coding sequence ATGATTCAGCGCCGCAACTTCCTCGTTGCATCGGCCGCGGCCGGGCTCTGCGTGCTCGCCGCTCCGGCATTTGCCGCCGACAAGACAAACCCCGACAAGCTGCGTATCGCACTGCTTCCCGACGAGAACGCGTCGACCATCATTCAGAATGCACAGCCGCTCAAGAAGTACCTTGAGGAGGTGCTCAAGAGACCCGTCGAGATCATCGTCACCACGGACTATTCGTCGATGATCGAGGCGATGCGGTTCGGACGCATCGAGGTCGGATATTTTGGCCCGTTCTCCTACGTGCTCGCCAAGTCGAAAGCGCCGGAAATCGAGCCCTTCGGCGTAGGCGTCGAAAAGGGTAAACCCAATTATCAGTCAATCCTGATAGCCACGGCGGATGGCCCGGTGAAGGAACTGGCCGACATTAAGGGCAAGCCATTCGCATTCGGTGATCGGGCTTCCACGTCGAGCCATCTTGCGCCGCGCGCCCTTCTCGCCAAGCAAGGGCTGATCGGAGACGCCGACTATAAGGTCGTCCATCTGGGCCAACACGATGCGGTGGCGCGCGCCGTCGCTGCCGGGCAGGTGCCCGCGGGGGCGTTATCCGAATCCATTTACCGGGTCTTGGTCGAAACCAAGAAGATCGATTCCACCAAGCTCAGGCAGCTCGCGCTATCCGAACCGATTCCGAACTATCCACTCACTGTGCAGGGCTTTCTGAAACCCGAGCTCAAGAACGCTATCAAGCGGGCGTTCCTCGACCTCAACGATCCGGCCATCCTCAAGCTGTTCCGCGTCGAGGCTATCGCGACGGCGACTGACAAGGATTACGACGTGCTGCGCGACATGGCGAAAGTGCTCCAACTCGATATTGCCAAGCTGTGA
- the phnC gene encoding phosphonate ABC transporter ATP-binding protein, with translation MLSLQNVTVTYPNGVVALRPTTAMFERGKFIVLLGTSGAGKSTLLRSLNGLVRPTSGEVCVEGRGSIFSSRTQLRAHRRRTGMVFQQHHLIGRLSALDNVLTGRLAAHSVVRSIFPLPCADRLLALEALDRVGLADRALDRADQLSGGQQQRVGIARAMAQKPEIMLADEPVASLDPATSVRVLEDLHRICREDGITAIVSLHQVDLACRFADHIIGLAQGGIVFEGAPDQLGSVTLDRIYAMERKGLAKAA, from the coding sequence ATGCTGTCGCTCCAGAACGTGACCGTTACATATCCCAATGGGGTCGTGGCGCTGCGGCCGACCACTGCCATGTTCGAGCGGGGAAAATTCATCGTTCTTCTCGGCACCTCAGGGGCGGGAAAATCGACATTGCTGCGCAGCCTCAATGGGCTCGTGCGGCCTACGTCGGGTGAGGTTTGCGTCGAGGGGCGTGGATCGATCTTCTCTAGCCGCACACAGTTGCGGGCGCATCGGCGGCGGACTGGAATGGTGTTCCAGCAACATCATTTGATCGGCCGGCTGTCGGCGCTCGACAACGTGCTGACAGGACGGCTTGCTGCGCACAGTGTGGTGCGGTCGATTTTTCCGCTGCCGTGCGCTGACCGCCTGCTGGCCCTGGAGGCGCTTGACCGGGTCGGACTTGCCGACAGGGCGCTGGACCGCGCCGATCAGCTTTCCGGTGGACAACAGCAACGCGTCGGCATCGCGCGCGCCATGGCCCAAAAGCCGGAAATCATGCTCGCCGATGAACCCGTCGCGAGCCTCGATCCTGCCACGTCCGTCCGGGTGCTCGAAGATCTTCATCGGATCTGCCGCGAGGACGGGATCACCGCGATCGTCAGCCTGCATCAGGTCGATCTGGCATGTCGGTTCGCCGATCACATCATCGGCCTCGCGCAGGGCGGCATCGTTTTCGAAGGGGCGCCGGATCAACTCGGGTCGGTTACGCTCGATCGTATCTATGCGATGGAACGCAAAGGCTTGGCCAAAGCGGCTTAG
- a CDS encoding site-specific integrase, with amino-acid sequence MILQKLPKERRPRGWYKTHISISLGTADRVAAKAKCPEVSASVERQLKALREGPKPLAAKQIASLSGIVYRAFADGLENNPGLTVDGWLRVAEANEAAKRGNPLLIAQSNAERRATTMEQRFGGLADATLVREGLVADDESRWKLIEALSRDLTEGAKKLARNADGDYSPDTYVTRFPLPTEAKPSAQAGRSLTALADAWQTGALARGVRPRDAKRWKAVVLRFQKWLTHDDLSRVTPATVQSWGDEKSAAGIKAKTINDTDFAALRAVFGWGMERGWMSTNPALGRRIVGRGKKITREKFFLPDEIPSILGAALAVQGTKRENPKTTAANPQ; translated from the coding sequence GTGATCTTGCAGAAGCTACCGAAGGAGCGTCGCCCTCGCGGCTGGTACAAGACGCACATTAGCATCTCACTCGGCACTGCTGATCGCGTTGCCGCCAAGGCGAAATGCCCGGAGGTGTCTGCCAGCGTAGAGCGACAGCTCAAAGCATTGCGTGAAGGCCCCAAGCCACTCGCAGCCAAGCAGATCGCCTCGCTGTCCGGCATCGTCTACCGCGCCTTTGCAGACGGGCTAGAGAATAATCCCGGCCTAACGGTCGACGGTTGGCTCAGAGTTGCCGAGGCAAACGAGGCAGCCAAACGGGGCAACCCTCTCCTCATTGCCCAGAGCAACGCGGAGCGGCGAGCGACCACCATGGAGCAACGCTTTGGAGGACTGGCCGACGCCACGCTGGTCAGAGAAGGCCTCGTAGCTGACGATGAGAGCCGGTGGAAGCTGATTGAAGCTCTGTCTCGCGATCTCACGGAGGGCGCGAAAAAGCTCGCAAGGAATGCCGACGGCGATTACTCGCCAGACACTTACGTCACCCGCTTCCCCTTACCGACCGAGGCAAAGCCGTCCGCTCAGGCTGGTCGATCTCTCACTGCGCTCGCAGACGCTTGGCAGACTGGCGCTCTCGCCAGAGGAGTTCGCCCACGCGACGCAAAGCGATGGAAGGCCGTCGTCCTCCGTTTCCAGAAATGGCTGACCCACGATGATCTGAGCCGCGTTACACCGGCGACCGTTCAATCATGGGGCGACGAGAAGAGCGCTGCTGGTATCAAGGCCAAAACCATCAACGACACGGACTTTGCTGCGCTGAGAGCCGTGTTTGGCTGGGGCATGGAACGCGGATGGATGTCAACAAACCCTGCATTGGGAAGGAGGATCGTGGGACGGGGAAAGAAGATCACCCGCGAGAAGTTCTTCTTACCAGACGAGATCCCATCAATCCTCGGAGCTGCACTGGCCGTTCAAGGCACTAAGCGGGAAAACCCGAAGACCACGGCGGCTAATCCCCAATGA
- a CDS encoding efflux RND transporter permease subunit: MNISKFFIERPIFAIVLSIVIFLAGLISIPLLPVGEYPEVVPPSVVVRATYPGANPKETAESVATPLEEAINGVEGIMYMKSVAGSDGSLQIVVTFQPGVDPDTAAVRVQNRVSQALSRLPEQVRQYGVTTQKQSPTPLLYVSLYSSDGRYDTLYLRNYLTLNVKDELSRLNGIGHVGLYGAGDYAMRVWLDPNKLSSRNLTANDVLKAIREQNVQVSAGQLGAEPSPKTTDFLVSINVRGRLATEDEFGAIVLKSGEDGQVVRLADVARLELGAGDYTMRVFEGNKTAATAGVFLSPGANALGVADAVYGRLSKLSESFPPGITYKVVWDPTVFVRESIRAVLNTLLEAVFLVILVVILFLQTWRASVIPLIAVPVSVVGTFAFLYLLGFSINTLTLFGLVLAIGIVVDDAIVVVENVEHHIGRGLSPYEAAHQAMREVSGPIIAIALVLCAAFVPMAFLSGVTGQFYKQFAVTIAISTVISAINSLTLSPALAAKLLQRHGAPNDRLARVIEAAFGWLFRPFNRLFQVSAGGYQGLVRKSLGRRGVALAVYAGLLAITAVLFQSVPGGFIPAQDKLYLFSGAKLPEGASLARTEAVTRKMDEIARTVEGVDFVNAYAGFNALQFVNTPNITTAYILLKPYGERNRSAAEITAELNAKFAGIKDGFSYALLPPPIQGLGNGSGYSLYLKDRAGLGHGALQDALNVFMAEIARTPGMTHPVSSYQANIPQLEVKIDRVKAKAQGVALSDLFETLQVYLGSSYINDFNKFGRVYRVLAQADASFRQQAEDIGNLRTRNARGDMVPISSMVTVVPTFGPDPVVRYNGFPAADVIGDSDPRVLSSAEVITKITEIAKRVLPRGIEMEWTDLSYQQVTQSNAAPVVFLLAVILVFLVLAALYESWTLPLAVILIVPMCIFSALFGVWLTGGDNNIFVQVGLVVLMGLACKNAILIVEFARELEIQGKGIVEAALEACHLRLRPIVMTSVAFIAGCVPLLLGHGAGHEVRAAIGVTVLAGMLGVTLFGLFLTPVFYVALRKWSAARAVIEPSLTRASLNAE; this comes from the coding sequence ATGAATATCTCGAAGTTCTTCATTGAACGCCCGATCTTCGCAATTGTCTTGTCGATCGTCATTTTCCTGGCAGGCCTCATCTCGATTCCCCTGCTGCCGGTTGGTGAGTATCCTGAAGTTGTTCCGCCCAGTGTGGTGGTGCGTGCGACCTATCCGGGCGCCAATCCGAAGGAAACGGCCGAGTCGGTGGCGACGCCGCTCGAGGAGGCGATCAACGGCGTTGAAGGCATCATGTACATGAAGTCGGTTGCCGGTTCCGATGGTAGCTTGCAGATCGTCGTGACGTTCCAGCCTGGCGTCGACCCCGACACCGCGGCCGTTCGCGTACAGAACCGGGTAAGTCAGGCGCTCAGCCGACTGCCGGAGCAGGTGCGTCAGTATGGGGTAACGACTCAAAAGCAGTCTCCCACGCCTTTGCTGTATGTGAGCCTTTATTCGTCAGATGGCCGTTACGATACGCTTTATCTGCGCAATTACCTGACACTGAACGTCAAGGATGAATTGTCGCGTCTCAACGGCATCGGCCATGTCGGACTGTACGGCGCCGGCGACTACGCCATGCGCGTCTGGCTCGATCCCAATAAGCTGTCGTCACGCAATTTGACTGCCAACGACGTGCTCAAGGCGATACGTGAGCAGAACGTGCAGGTATCCGCCGGGCAGCTCGGCGCGGAACCGTCTCCCAAAACCACGGACTTTCTGGTCTCGATCAACGTGCGTGGCCGACTCGCCACCGAGGACGAGTTTGGCGCCATTGTGCTCAAGAGCGGCGAGGACGGCCAGGTGGTTCGCCTTGCCGACGTCGCACGACTCGAACTTGGAGCCGGTGACTACACGATGCGGGTTTTCGAGGGCAACAAGACCGCAGCAACCGCCGGCGTCTTTCTGTCGCCCGGCGCCAACGCGCTCGGCGTTGCCGATGCGGTTTACGGCCGGTTGAGCAAGCTGTCGGAAAGCTTTCCCCCGGGCATTACCTACAAGGTGGTCTGGGATCCGACCGTCTTCGTGCGCGAGTCAATTCGTGCAGTGCTGAACACGCTTCTAGAGGCGGTGTTCCTCGTCATTCTCGTCGTCATCCTCTTCCTGCAAACCTGGCGAGCTTCGGTTATCCCGCTGATTGCCGTGCCGGTGTCCGTGGTTGGCACCTTTGCTTTCCTGTATCTGCTGGGTTTCTCCATCAACACCCTGACCTTGTTCGGGCTTGTGCTCGCCATCGGCATCGTCGTTGACGACGCAATCGTCGTGGTCGAGAACGTCGAACACCACATCGGGCGGGGGCTTAGCCCGTATGAAGCCGCCCACCAGGCCATGCGTGAGGTTTCCGGCCCGATTATCGCCATTGCGCTGGTGCTCTGCGCTGCTTTCGTGCCGATGGCGTTCCTCTCGGGCGTCACCGGTCAGTTCTACAAGCAGTTCGCGGTGACGATCGCAATCTCCACGGTGATATCTGCGATCAACTCGCTGACCTTGTCGCCGGCCCTGGCCGCGAAGCTGCTGCAGCGGCACGGAGCGCCAAATGACCGGCTGGCGCGGGTTATCGAGGCGGCATTCGGCTGGCTGTTCCGCCCGTTCAACCGCCTCTTTCAGGTAAGTGCAGGAGGCTATCAAGGACTGGTGCGCAAGTCGCTCGGCCGACGCGGTGTTGCGCTTGCGGTTTATGCGGGTCTCCTGGCGATCACGGCTGTGCTGTTCCAGTCGGTGCCTGGCGGCTTTATCCCTGCCCAGGACAAGCTCTACCTGTTCTCGGGTGCAAAGCTGCCTGAGGGGGCATCTCTTGCCCGGACGGAAGCGGTCACCCGAAAGATGGACGAAATCGCCCGCACCGTCGAGGGCGTGGACTTTGTCAATGCCTATGCTGGGTTCAACGCGTTGCAGTTCGTGAATACGCCGAACATCACGACCGCCTATATCCTCCTCAAGCCGTACGGCGAGCGTAACCGCAGCGCGGCGGAGATCACCGCCGAACTCAACGCCAAGTTTGCTGGCATCAAGGACGGGTTCTCGTACGCGCTGCTTCCGCCACCCATTCAAGGGCTTGGGAACGGATCGGGCTATTCGTTGTACCTCAAGGATCGAGCGGGCTTAGGTCATGGCGCCCTGCAGGACGCTTTGAACGTGTTCATGGCCGAGATCGCACGAACGCCGGGCATGACCCATCCCGTCAGTTCCTATCAGGCCAACATTCCTCAGCTCGAGGTCAAGATCGATCGTGTGAAAGCCAAGGCACAGGGCGTGGCGCTATCCGACCTGTTCGAAACGTTGCAGGTCTATCTTGGCTCGAGCTACATCAACGACTTCAACAAGTTCGGCCGGGTATACAGGGTCTTGGCCCAGGCGGACGCATCATTTCGCCAGCAGGCGGAAGACATCGGAAATCTACGCACGCGTAACGCGCGCGGTGATATGGTGCCGATCAGTTCGATGGTGACCGTTGTGCCGACTTTCGGCCCCGATCCGGTGGTCCGCTACAACGGCTTCCCGGCGGCAGACGTCATCGGTGATTCCGATCCCCGAGTGCTTTCGTCGGCGGAGGTCATTACCAAGATCACAGAGATCGCAAAGCGCGTATTGCCCCGTGGCATCGAGATGGAGTGGACGGATCTGAGCTATCAGCAGGTGACCCAGAGCAATGCGGCGCCCGTTGTCTTCCTGCTCGCGGTGATCCTTGTCTTCCTGGTCCTCGCCGCGTTGTACGAGAGCTGGACGCTGCCCCTGGCGGTGATCCTCATCGTGCCGATGTGCATATTCTCGGCACTGTTCGGCGTCTGGCTCACGGGCGGCGACAACAACATCTTTGTGCAGGTCGGATTGGTCGTGCTCATGGGGCTCGCGTGCAAGAACGCCATCCTCATCGTCGAGTTCGCTCGCGAGCTCGAAATTCAGGGCAAAGGCATCGTCGAAGCGGCGCTAGAAGCCTGCCATTTGCGGCTGCGCCCCATCGTGATGACGTCGGTTGCATTTATCGCCGGCTGCGTGCCGCTGCTGCTCGGTCATGGAGCCGGTCACGAGGTTCGTGCGGCGATCGGCGTCACGGTTCTGGCTGGCATGCTGGGCGTCACCCTGTTCGGTCTGTTCCTGACTCCAGTGTTTTATGTAGCGTTGCGCAAGTGGTCCGCCGCGCGTGCAGTGATCGAGCCATCGCTGACGCGAGCCTCTCTCAATGCTGAATGA